The Salvia miltiorrhiza cultivar Shanhuang (shh) chromosome 1, IMPLAD_Smil_shh, whole genome shotgun sequence genome has a window encoding:
- the LOC131022052 gene encoding 5'-3' exoribonuclease 2-like isoform X3 — protein sequence MGVPSFYRWLVNKYPKVVADATGGGGEGFDNLYLDMNGLIHPCFHPDDHPFPPSAVDEVFRDIHDYVDRLFDIVKPRKLLFMAIDGVAPRAKMNQQRSRRFRSAKDAKIAEELEDRLRKQFENEGRAVLPKEESELFDSNVITPGTQFMHMLSENLRGYIKQRLNENAAWRNVKVILSDDKAPGEGEHKIMSFIRAQRASSQYDPNTKHCLYGLDADLIMLALATHEVHFSILREEVLPPNGELRNGTFQENCGRATTHSVKSRGWFKEHPWQPSSCEPVVEPAKLASRQEDNFCVSKRQAYQDCIDLLMDVYKKEFQNLGGYLVNMEKVDDKKGGYIKLSRVERFILAVGAYEEKIFSKRAHLRDKKLSRMLAEYREAKEDEKNCLDEGTSSEVLGIHDISSIDKLNISAPVVDADTVLENTKELKKKLKDLLKKQSDLFKDGSFGTDKVKFGTPGWRERYYKEKFCAENPTDMELMRKSVVANYGEGLCWVLLYYFSEVPSWKCCVYRFYPFHYGPCTSDFKGLSQLKVKFQKGFPFKPFDQLMAVLPPRSSHALPVAYKGLMVDKESKIIDFYPTEFEMDVDGKRFLWQGLCKLPLIDEARLLPETRKAEELLKDEERIRNEETPHQLILRRSSELRQQFSSCRERKNSEKIKGSIAIESQIEGIEGMLHVTREDLIESDDEKKYEDSPDDISMFYEIPRCFQNVPRLLEGVNIPEKIVCRNDLEEIVLWHERNRNGTLRTTSHNQKPDLAPEGTGRGFSFGRGKTSVAEENPSRNAAGMFRPYGDHGNMGRQQPARTYVPRSGSFRRDGHGGSEGLSKIVSNHRGTLSYRPYANNFCPSRGGGASEDWRVRNPSRDGWAGNYREVSGQRQHSFQAFVPNGGRGLGSQHTSQSFMPNVGRGQGGQRQHTSPLFTPNGGRGLGSQHTSQSFMPNVGRGQGDQRQHTSPLFAPNGGRGLGSQHTSQSFMPNVGRGQGDQRQHTSPLFTPNGGRGLGSQHTSQSFMPNVGRGQGDQRHHTSPLFAPNGGRGLGSQHTSQSFMPNVGRGQGDQRQHTSPLFTPNGGRGLGSQHTSQSFMPNVGRGQGDQRQHTSPLFTPNGGCGQGRGQGWYATKS from the exons ATGGGCGTGCCGTCGTTTTACCGGTGGCTGGTCAACAAATATCCCAAAGTTGTAGCCGACGCCACCGGCGGTGGAGGTGAAGGCTTCGATAATCTATACCTCGACATGAATGGACTCATCCATCCTTGCTTCCATCCCGACGATCAT CCGTTTCCTCCATCGGCTGTCGACGAGGTGTTTCGGGACATTCACGATTACGTCGACCGTCTCTTCGACATCGTCAAACCTCGTAAACTGTTGTTTATGGCTATTG ATGGCGTAGCTCCAAGAGCCAAAATGAATCAACAAAGATCGAGAAGATTCCGCTCCGCTAAGGATGCTAAGATTGCT GAGGAGCTTGAAGATCGTCTGAGAAAGCAGTTTGAAAATGAAGGCAGAGCTGTTTTGCCTAAGGAAGAATCCGAGCTTTTTGATTCGAATGTGATCACTCCCGGCACCCAATTCATGCACATGCTCTCCGAGAATCTGAGAGGCTACATAAAACAGCGGTTGAACGAGAATGCAGCATGGAGAAACGTTAAG GTTATCTTGTCTGATGACAAGGCTCCGGGGGAGGGGGAGCATAAGATCATGAGCTTCATCAGAGCTCAACGTGCTTCATCTCAATATGATCCTAACACGAAGCATTGTCTGTACGGTCTG GATGCAGATTTGATCATGCTTGCGTTGGCTACACATGAAGTACACTTCTCTATTCTCAGAGAG GAGGTGCTGCCTCCAAATGGAGAACTTAGAAATGGAACATTTCAGGAGAATTGTGGTCGTGCAACGACTCATTCTGTGAAGTCGAGAGGATGGTTTAAGGAG CATCCATGGCAGCCTTCGAGCTGTGAGCCTGTAGTTGAACCAGCCAAATTGGCTTCTAGACAGGAAGATAATTTTTGTGTTAGTAAACGACAAGCTTATCAG GATTGTATCGATCTGCTGATGGATGTATACAAGAAAGAATTCCAAAATCTTGGAGGTTACTTGGTGAACATGGAGAAG GTCGATGATAAAAAAGGGGGCTATATAAAGTTGAGTAGAGTAGAAAGATTCATACTTGCCGTTGGTGCATACGAGGAGAAAATATTCAGCAAGAGAGCTCATCTCAGAGACAAAAAATTGAGTCGAATGCTTGCTGAGTACAGAGAGGCT aaagaagatgaaaagaACTGTCTGGATGAAGGAACATCATCCGAAGTATTAGGCATTCACGACATATCAAGTATTGAT AAATTGAATATATCTGCTCCAGTTGTAGATGCTGATACG GTTTTGGAAAATACAAAGGagttaaagaaaaaattgaaagactTGTTAAAGAAACAATCCGATTTGTTCAAAGATGGCAGTTTTGGTACAGATAAG GTGAAATTTGGCACCCCTGGTTGGAGAGAGCGctattacaaagaaaaattCTGCGCTGAAAACCCAACAGATATGGAATTGATGAGAAAATCTGTG GTTGCAAACTACGGCGAAGGACTTTGTTGGGTGCTACTTTACTATTTTTCAGAAGTCCCATCTTGGAAATG TTGCGTTTATAGGTTTTACCCTTTTCATTATGGCCCATGTACCTCCGACTTCAAAGGGCTCTCTCAGTTGAAGGTGAAGTTTCAGAAAGGTTTTCCCTTCAAGCCGTTTGATCAGCTAATGGCAGTACTTCCTCCAAGGAG TTCTCATGCACTGCCTGTGGCCTACAAGGGGCTCATGGTTGACAAAGAATCCAAGATAATCGACTTCTATCCCACAG AATTTGAGATGGATGTTGATGGGAAGAGATTTTTGTGGCAG GGTTTATGCAAACTGCCGCTTATAGACGAAGCACGTCTTCTTCCGGAGACGAGGAAAGCTGAAGAGCTACTGAAG GATGAAGAGAGGATCAGGAATGAGGAAACTCCTCATCAACTGATTCTAAGACGTTCAAGCGAGTTGAGGCAACAGTTCTCGTCTTGCAGAGAGAGGAAGAACTCGGAGAAGATCAAAGGATCAATTGCGATTGAGAGTCAAAT TGAAGGGATCGAAGGTATGTTACACGTAACGCGCGAGGATCTGATTGAAAGTGACGACGAAAAGAAATATGAAGATTCACCAGATGATAT AAGCATGTTCTACGAGATCCCTCGATGTTTCCAGAACGTTCCTCGACTTCTCGAAGGCGTAAACATACCCGAAAAG ATTGTGTGCAGAAATGATTTGGAGGAGATCGTACTTTGGCACGAGCGCAACAGAAACGGCACTTTGCGCACCAC GTCACACAACCAGAAACCGGATTTGGCGCCAGAAGGCACGGGCCGTGGATTCAGTTTTGGTCGAGGAAAAACATCTGTAGCTGAAGAGAATCCCAGTCGCAATGCTGCTGGTATGTTCAGACCTTATGGCGACCACGGAAACATGGGCCGTCAGCAACCAGCCAGAACATATGTCCCGAGATCAGGATCTTTTAGGAGGGATGGTCATGGAGGCAGTGAAGGTTTATCAAAAATAGTATCAAATCATCGTGGCACATTGAGCTACAGACCTTACGCCAATAATTTCTGTCCGTCTCGTGGTGGTGGTGCAAGCGAAGATTGGAGGGTGCGTAATCCGTCTAGAGATGGTTGGGCGGGAAACTACAGAGAGGTCTCCGGCCAAAGACAGCATTCCTTTCAGGCGTTTGTGCCTAATGGAGGTCGTGGCCTAGGCAGTCAGCATACAAGTCAGTCGTTCATGCCTAATGTAGGTCGTGGGCAAGGCGGCCAAAGACAGCATACGAGTCCGCTGTTTACGCCTAATGGAGGTCGTGGCCTAGGCAGTCAGCATACAAGTCAGTCGTTCATGCCTAATGTAGGTCGTGGGCAAGGCGACCAAAGACAGCATACGAGTCCGCTGTTTGCGCCTAATGGAGGTCGTGGCCTAGGCAGTCAGCATACAAGTCAGTCGTTCATGCCTAATGTAGGTCGTGGGCAAGGCGACCAAAGACAGCATACGAGTCCGCTGTTTACGCCTAATGGAGGTCGTGGCCTAGGCAGTCAGCATACAAGTCAGTCGTTCATGCCTAATGTAGGTCGTGGGCAAGGCGACCAAAGACATCATACGAGTCCGCTGTTTGCGCCTAATGGAGGTCGTGGCCTAGGCAGTCAGCATACAAGTCAGTCGTTCATGCCTAATGTAGGTCGTGGGCAAGGCGACCAAAGACAGCATACGAGTCCGCTGTTTACGCCTAATGGAGGTCGTGGCCTAGGCAGTCAGCATACAAGTCAGTCGTTCATGCCTAATGTAGGTCGTGGGCAAGGCGACCAAAGACAGCATACGAGTCCGCTGTTTACGCCTAATGGAGGTTGTGGTCAAGGGCGAGGTCAAGGGTGGTATGCAACAAAATCTTGA